In Pseudomonas fluorescens, one genomic interval encodes:
- a CDS encoding DUF6124 family protein, whose protein sequence is MFKATPNPPETNPADTSPYESPDSRKLHEAAERALDHYLKPEPPSRNSVDRGMQMFRVAPDINPEAIAIQTYETFSSVSILLLDLADSLEDKPRHLAMAIYQLSEMGLLLAEKTLDSERAIAVG, encoded by the coding sequence ATGTTCAAAGCAACCCCTAATCCGCCCGAAACAAATCCTGCCGATACCTCGCCCTACGAATCCCCCGATTCACGAAAGCTCCACGAAGCCGCCGAGCGCGCCCTCGACCACTACCTCAAACCCGAACCGCCCTCGCGCAATTCAGTGGATCGTGGCATGCAGATGTTCCGGGTCGCGCCTGACATCAACCCCGAAGCCATCGCCATCCAGACCTACGAAACCTTCTCGTCGGTGAGCATTCTGCTGCTGGATCTGGCGGACAGCCTGGAAGACAAACCACGGCATCTGGCGATGGCGATCTATCAGTTGAGCGAGATGGGGTTATTGCTGGCGGAGAAGACGCTGGACAGTGAGCGGGCGATTGCTGTGGGTTAG
- a CDS encoding PilZ domain-containing protein, protein MFTDRRIERHQLPYFLRVYNSVTDKPIGFLGNVSEDGLMLISQLPMMIGVDFSLRLKLPFSDGCQQVIDLTACCLWCHEDATPLHYDAGFSLQRPPPEYAQLVEALRQYFSFQPLPASA, encoded by the coding sequence ATGTTTACCGATCGTCGAATTGAACGGCACCAGTTGCCGTACTTCCTGCGGGTGTACAACAGCGTCACCGACAAACCCATCGGTTTTCTGGGCAACGTGTCCGAGGACGGGCTGATGCTCATCAGCCAGTTGCCGATGATGATCGGCGTCGATTTCAGTCTGCGTCTCAAACTGCCATTCAGCGACGGCTGCCAGCAGGTCATCGACCTCACGGCGTGCTGCCTGTGGTGCCACGAAGACGCGACGCCCCTGCATTACGACGCCGGGTTCAGCCTGCAGCGCCCGCCCCCGGAATATGCGCAACTGGTCGAGGCGCTGCGTCAGTACTTCAGCTTCCAGCCATTGCCGGCCTCAGCCTGA
- a CDS encoding tetratricopeptide repeat protein: MRLLPIAALALSVLAVTGCTRWSMNHHLNNAYSAYDRGNCEQVMLELSKVERASRARPYVWPEVSMMRGQCLERQKMYIDAAQTYQFIIASYPNSEYAFRARARLETLQSLGHYPTRSAAAVPSPQRF; this comes from the coding sequence ATGCGATTGTTGCCCATTGCCGCCCTTGCCCTCAGCGTCCTCGCCGTCACGGGCTGCACCCGTTGGTCGATGAACCATCATTTGAACAACGCCTACAGCGCCTACGACCGGGGCAATTGCGAGCAGGTGATGCTCGAACTGTCCAAGGTCGAACGCGCCAGCCGGGCCCGTCCGTATGTGTGGCCGGAAGTGTCGATGATGCGCGGCCAGTGCCTGGAACGGCAAAAAATGTACATCGACGCGGCGCAGACCTACCAGTTCATCATCGCCTCGTACCCCAACAGCGAATACGCCTTCCGCGCGCGCGCCCGCCTGGAAACCCTGCAGAGCCTGGGACATTACCCGACTCGCAGCGCAGCGGCAGTACCAAGTCCGCAACGTTTCTGA
- the pyk gene encoding pyruvate kinase, with the protein MSVRRTKIVATLGPASNSPEVLEQLILAGLDVARLNFSHGTPDEHKARAKLVRDLAAKHGRFVALLGDLQGPKIRIAKFANKRIELKIGDKFTFSTSHPLTEGNQQVVGIDYPDLVKDCGVGDELLLDDGRVVMRVETATATELHCVVTIGGPLSDHKGINRRGGGLTAPALTEKDKADIKLAAEMEVDYLAVSFPRDAADMNYARQLRDEAGGTAWLVAKIERAEAVADDETLDGLIKASDAVMVARGDLGVEIGDAELVGIQKKIILHARRHNKAVIVATQMMESMIQNPMPTRAEVSDVANAVLDYTDAVMLSAESAAGLYPLEAVQAMARICVGAEKHPTSKTSSHRIGKEFERCDESIALATMYTANHFPGVKAIIALTESGYTPLIMSRIRSSVPIYAFTPHREAQARAAMFRGVYTVPFDPASLAPNEVSQKAIDELVKRGVVEKGDWVILTKGDSYHTTGGTNGMKILHVGDPQV; encoded by the coding sequence ATGTCCGTCCGTCGTACCAAAATCGTCGCTACCCTTGGCCCGGCCAGTAACTCGCCGGAAGTTCTCGAACAGCTGATTCTGGCTGGTCTGGACGTCGCCCGTCTGAACTTCTCCCACGGCACCCCCGACGAGCACAAGGCTCGCGCGAAGCTGGTGCGTGACCTCGCCGCCAAGCACGGCCGTTTCGTCGCCCTGCTGGGTGACCTGCAAGGCCCGAAAATCCGTATCGCCAAATTCGCCAACAAGCGCATTGAGCTGAAGATCGGTGACAAGTTCACCTTTTCCACCAGCCATCCGCTGACCGAAGGCAACCAGCAAGTGGTCGGCATCGACTACCCGGATCTGGTGAAAGACTGCGGCGTGGGCGACGAGCTGCTGCTCGACGACGGCCGCGTGGTGATGCGCGTCGAAACCGCCACCGCTACCGAGCTGCACTGCGTGGTGACCATCGGCGGTCCGCTGTCCGACCACAAAGGCATCAACCGTCGCGGTGGCGGCCTGACCGCGCCGGCCCTGACCGAAAAAGACAAGGCCGACATCAAGCTCGCCGCCGAAATGGAAGTCGACTACCTCGCCGTGTCCTTCCCGCGTGACGCCGCCGACATGAACTACGCCCGTCAACTGCGTGACGAAGCCGGCGGCACTGCCTGGCTGGTGGCGAAGATCGAACGCGCCGAAGCCGTGGCCGACGATGAAACCCTCGACGGCCTGATCAAGGCTTCCGACGCAGTGATGGTTGCTCGTGGTGACCTCGGTGTGGAAATCGGCGACGCCGAGCTGGTGGGCATTCAGAAGAAGATCATTCTGCACGCACGCCGCCACAACAAAGCGGTGATCGTTGCGACCCAGATGATGGAGTCGATGATCCAGAACCCGATGCCGACCCGCGCCGAAGTGTCCGACGTGGCCAACGCCGTGCTCGACTACACCGACGCCGTGATGCTCTCGGCCGAATCCGCTGCCGGCCTCTACCCGCTGGAAGCCGTTCAGGCGATGGCGCGCATCTGCGTCGGCGCTGAAAAGCACCCGACCAGCAAGACTTCCAGCCACCGTATCGGCAAGGAATTCGAGCGCTGCGACGAAAGTATCGCCCTGGCAACCATGTACACCGCCAACCACTTCCCGGGCGTGAAAGCGATCATCGCACTGACTGAAAGCGGCTACACCCCGCTGATCATGTCGCGTATCCGTTCCTCGGTGCCGATCTACGCGTTCACCCCGCACCGCGAAGCCCAGGCCCGCGCGGCGATGTTCCGTGGCGTGTACACCGTTCCGTTCGACCCGGCTTCGCTGGCCCCGAACGAAGTCAGCCAGAAAGCGATCGACGAGCTGGTCAAGCGCGGCGTTGTGGAAAAAGGCGACTGGGTCATCCTGACCAAGGGCGACAGCTACCACACCACCGGTGGCACCAACGGCATGAAGATCCTGCACGTTGGCGACCCGCAGGTCTGA
- a CDS encoding delta-60 repeat domain-containing protein codes for MTSQQSSSSLMSGKLDPEFGKDGFKYLTSPLPDYPKYHSTVVAVGPDDMIYVAGEAYGDHGAFHTVTRLDQRGAIDESFGNNGFFYSETIGTHRADFPAEQIVFSEGKILVSGEMGYYNEGPRYDKAIIRFNLNGTIDETFGDKGAFIFYTPDVSEASSNKDAYNEKRQKIADSRLLKHSKSNTTTPSTSNLMMLADGRLLLLHESGSFFESCSFIIRVTQDGKLDTTFNKTGFIKVAHDKFNFTLLRSLTVTSTGDYISAGIVRHEYGGIPEAVVLVKHDEEGQLITDFQTDGFKLIKPSNTNSYFTLSSTKNQTNNRILCLGAKVERGSTSHEGLLISLEENGHTNIQFNGGEPVFFRLNSKDTYFSKADFLSSGKFLVTGITRKGDLNHYAVTRFLANGAHDEEYGNGGWFEYRQTIVPSYYSSVIAHEKIIMSSFPDDGDLGRRPIARGLMS; via the coding sequence ATGACTTCCCAACAGTCGAGTTCCTCACTTATGTCCGGCAAGCTTGATCCTGAATTTGGTAAAGACGGATTTAAGTATCTGACTTCACCGCTTCCTGACTATCCGAAATACCATTCAACCGTGGTCGCGGTAGGGCCTGATGACATGATTTACGTCGCTGGCGAGGCGTACGGCGACCATGGCGCGTTCCACACGGTCACCCGTCTTGATCAGCGTGGCGCTATCGACGAGAGCTTCGGCAACAACGGGTTTTTCTATAGCGAAACTATTGGCACTCATCGAGCCGACTTTCCCGCTGAGCAAATTGTTTTCTCAGAAGGAAAAATCCTGGTGAGCGGAGAAATGGGTTACTACAACGAAGGTCCAAGATACGACAAAGCCATAATCCGTTTTAATTTGAACGGCACAATTGATGAGACATTTGGCGACAAAGGAGCGTTCATTTTCTATACCCCTGACGTAAGTGAGGCTTCATCAAACAAAGACGCTTACAATGAAAAACGTCAGAAAATCGCCGACTCGAGACTACTCAAACATTCCAAATCGAATACAACTACACCTTCCACTTCCAATTTAATGATGCTTGCCGATGGACGTCTTTTGTTACTCCATGAGTCTGGCTCTTTCTTTGAAAGTTGCAGCTTTATAATCCGTGTTACCCAAGATGGAAAACTTGACACAACATTTAATAAAACCGGCTTCATCAAAGTCGCTCATGACAAGTTTAATTTTACTCTGCTTAGAAGCCTCACGGTCACCAGTACAGGCGACTACATTAGTGCCGGCATCGTCAGGCACGAGTACGGGGGCATCCCTGAAGCCGTTGTTCTGGTAAAACATGATGAAGAGGGGCAACTGATCACTGACTTTCAAACGGACGGATTCAAGTTAATAAAACCCAGTAATACAAACAGCTACTTCACTCTTTCAAGCACGAAAAATCAAACTAACAATCGCATCCTCTGCCTGGGTGCGAAAGTTGAAAGAGGCTCGACCAGCCATGAGGGCTTATTAATCAGCCTCGAAGAAAATGGCCACACCAATATTCAATTCAACGGCGGAGAGCCCGTTTTTTTCCGGCTCAATTCAAAAGACACTTACTTCTCCAAAGCGGACTTTCTTTCTAGTGGAAAGTTTCTGGTTACGGGAATTACAAGAAAAGGCGACCTGAACCATTATGCGGTTACTCGTTTTTTAGCCAACGGCGCTCACGATGAAGAATATGGCAATGGGGGCTGGTTTGAATACAGACAAACAATAGTTCCTTCCTACTACAGCTCAGTTATTGCTCATGAAAAAATCATAATGTCGTCATTCCCCGATGATGGTGATTTAGGCAGACGTCCTATTGCACGCGGATTAATGTCTTGA
- a CDS encoding enoyl-CoA hydratase-related protein, translating to MTEAILLERERGLLTLRLNRPDKKNALTRAMYSRLAEALKQADNDPEINAVLITGGAECFTAGNDIADFIQQPPSDLDSPVFHFMLNLLECRKPVIAAVAGAAVGIGTTLLLHCDLVYVSRDARLRMPFVNLGLCPEFGSSLILPRLLGHAKAAELLLLGEGFSGEQAAQWGIASEALGSGEAALNKAREMALRFDELPAEAVRISKQLMRAPDRELIRKVIEEEGALFTQRLRSPEALAALTGFIKRH from the coding sequence ATGACCGAAGCCATCCTGCTGGAACGCGAACGCGGTTTGCTCACCCTGCGGCTCAACCGTCCGGACAAGAAAAACGCCCTGACCCGCGCGATGTACAGTCGCCTCGCCGAGGCCCTGAAGCAGGCCGACAACGATCCTGAAATCAACGCCGTGCTGATCACCGGCGGTGCCGAGTGCTTCACCGCCGGCAACGACATCGCCGACTTCATCCAGCAACCGCCGAGCGACCTCGACAGCCCGGTGTTCCACTTCATGCTCAACCTGCTTGAATGCCGCAAACCGGTGATCGCCGCCGTGGCCGGCGCGGCGGTGGGCATCGGTACCACGTTGTTGCTGCATTGCGATCTGGTCTACGTCAGCCGCGATGCGCGGTTGCGCATGCCATTCGTCAACCTCGGGCTGTGCCCGGAGTTCGGTTCCAGCCTGATCCTGCCGCGTTTGCTCGGACACGCGAAAGCGGCGGAGCTGTTGCTGCTCGGCGAAGGATTCAGCGGTGAACAGGCGGCGCAGTGGGGCATTGCCAGCGAGGCGTTGGGCAGCGGCGAAGCGGCACTGAACAAGGCGCGGGAGATGGCGTTGCGTTTCGACGAGCTACCGGCCGAAGCGGTGCGTATCAGCAAGCAATTGATGCGAGCGCCGGATCGCGAATTGATCCGTAAGGTGATCGAGGAGGAGGGCGCACTGTTCACCCAGCGCTTGCGCTCACCGGAGGCATTAGCGGCGTTGACCGGGTTTATCAAGCGGCACTGA
- a CDS encoding iron-sulfur-binding ferredoxin reductase: protein MPELRVGDRQWPVAAGSNLLDALNQHGVAVPYSCRAGSCHACLVQCVSGLPADSRPDALSAEQRQQGWRLACQCQVTEDLQVHTFDPVTDGRPAVVEALDWLSDNVLRLRLTPQRPLRYSAGQHLVLWINHIARPYSLASLPQEDRFLEFHLDCRQPGEFSDAARRLQIGDPIRLGELRGGALHYDPDWHSRPLWLLAAGTGLGPLFGVLREALRQDHQGAIRVIHLAHDEREHYLAKPLAALAAQRENLSVELWTAADSAAALAQLRLVSRQTLALVCGSTASVDAFAKRLYLAGLPRNQLLADVFLSRG from the coding sequence ATGCCTGAACTTCGCGTCGGTGATCGGCAATGGCCGGTGGCGGCGGGCAGCAATTTGCTCGACGCGCTGAATCAGCACGGCGTCGCGGTGCCTTACAGCTGCCGCGCCGGCAGTTGCCATGCCTGTCTGGTGCAGTGCGTGAGCGGCTTGCCCGCCGACAGTCGCCCGGATGCCTTGAGCGCCGAACAGCGCCAGCAAGGCTGGCGGCTGGCTTGTCAGTGTCAGGTCACGGAAGATTTGCAGGTACACACCTTCGACCCCGTCACCGACGGGCGCCCGGCGGTGGTCGAGGCGCTGGACTGGCTCAGCGATAACGTCCTGCGTTTGCGCCTGACCCCGCAGCGACCACTGCGCTACAGCGCCGGGCAGCATCTGGTGCTGTGGATCAACCATATCGCCCGGCCGTATTCGCTGGCGAGCCTGCCGCAGGAAGACCGTTTTCTCGAATTTCACCTCGACTGTCGCCAGCCCGGCGAATTCAGCGATGCGGCGCGGCGCCTGCAGATCGGCGACCCGATCCGCCTCGGCGAACTGCGTGGCGGCGCGCTGCATTACGACCCGGACTGGCACTCGCGCCCGCTGTGGCTGCTGGCGGCCGGTACCGGGCTGGGGCCATTGTTCGGCGTGCTGCGCGAAGCCTTGCGCCAGGATCATCAGGGCGCCATCCGCGTCATTCACCTGGCCCATGACGAGCGCGAGCACTATCTGGCCAAACCCCTGGCGGCGCTTGCTGCGCAGCGCGAAAACCTCAGCGTCGAGCTGTGGACGGCGGCCGACTCAGCCGCCGCTTTGGCGCAACTGCGCCTTGTTTCCCGGCAAACCCTGGCCTTAGTCTGCGGCTCGACTGCCAGCGTCGATGCGTTTGCCAAGCGTCTGTACCTGGCCGGACTGCCGCGCAATCAACTGCTGGCCGATGTGTTTTTGTCCCGCGGTTGA
- a CDS encoding GGDEF domain-containing protein: MTHNAIQRLLLKRFALAAATYGLALLLLWLAFFTGHYPQSLNSVAIGSALVVICQATLFTLFWSGRNQRFADPSLTEAQVLLGLGWQTWLIAHLDEARGAFLVFYVLILLFGLFHLTRRAFIRCALLVFFSFCAITLWDGYHFRLPDPALAALQVCILAMVLAWLVIYARFVQVSRQRMRQRRFALQAHQDTLRGMMRQLEDLVATDELTGLFNRRHFLRLASRELAEMEPGVVHGLALIDLDHFKRINDLHGHAAGDQVLQAFAGVAGACLRDGDVLARYGGEEFVVLLPDCDAERLTACCERLRIAFTDVELVGLNVRSLSLSAGMTLLGLGDDLDDALQRADQALYRAKRDGRNRCAAAWENVDA; the protein is encoded by the coding sequence TTGACCCATAACGCCATTCAACGTCTTTTGCTCAAGCGCTTTGCCCTCGCCGCAGCCACCTATGGATTGGCTTTGCTGCTGCTGTGGCTGGCGTTTTTCACCGGGCATTACCCGCAATCATTGAACAGCGTGGCCATCGGCAGCGCGCTGGTGGTGATCTGCCAGGCGACGTTGTTTACGCTGTTCTGGTCCGGGCGCAACCAGCGCTTTGCCGACCCCAGCCTGACCGAAGCGCAAGTGCTGCTCGGGCTCGGCTGGCAGACCTGGCTGATCGCCCATCTGGATGAAGCACGCGGCGCGTTTCTGGTGTTCTACGTGCTGATCCTGCTGTTCGGCCTGTTTCATTTAACCCGGCGCGCCTTCATTCGTTGCGCGCTGCTGGTGTTCTTCAGTTTCTGTGCGATCACCCTCTGGGACGGCTACCACTTCCGTCTGCCGGATCCGGCGCTGGCGGCGTTGCAGGTGTGCATTCTGGCGATGGTGCTGGCGTGGCTGGTGATTTATGCACGCTTCGTCCAGGTTTCACGGCAACGCATGCGCCAGCGCCGGTTTGCCTTGCAGGCGCATCAGGACACCCTGCGCGGGATGATGCGCCAGCTCGAAGATCTGGTGGCCACCGATGAGCTGACCGGGCTGTTCAATCGCCGGCATTTTCTGCGCCTGGCCTCACGGGAACTGGCGGAGATGGAGCCAGGCGTGGTGCATGGTCTGGCGCTGATCGACCTCGATCACTTCAAACGCATCAACGACCTGCACGGCCATGCCGCGGGCGATCAGGTGTTGCAGGCGTTCGCTGGCGTGGCGGGTGCCTGCCTGCGTGACGGCGACGTGCTGGCGCGTTACGGTGGCGAGGAGTTCGTGGTGTTGCTGCCCGACTGCGATGCCGAACGCCTGACGGCCTGTTGTGAACGTCTGCGCATCGCCTTCACCGACGTCGAACTGGTGGGCCTGAATGTGCGCAGCCTGAGTCTGTCGGCAGGCATGACCTTGCTGGGGCTGGGCGATGATCTGGACGACGCCTTGCAGCGTGCCGATCAGGCGCTGTACCGGGCCAAGCGCGACGGGCGCAATCGTTGTGCAGCGGCATGGGAGAATGTGGATGCCTGA
- a CDS encoding fumarate hydratase: MTVIKQDDLIQSVADALQFISYYHPVDFIQAMHEAYLREESPAARDSIAQILINSRMCATGHRPICQDTGIVTVFVRVGMDVRWDGATMSLDDMINEGVRRAYNLPENVLRASILADPAGARKNTKDNTPAVIHYSIVPGNTVEVDVAAKGGGSENKSKMAMLNPSDSIVDWVLKTVPTMGAGWCPPGMLGIGIGGTAEKAAVMAKEVLMESIDIHELKARGPQNRIEEIRLELFEKVNQLGIGAQGLGGLTTVLDVKIMDYPTHAASLPVCMIPNCAATRHAHFVLDGSGPASLEAPSLDAYPEIVWEAGPSARRVNLDTLTPEEVQSWKPGETVLLNGKMLTGRDAAHKRMVEMLNKGETLPVDLKGRFIYYVGPVDPVGDEVVGPAGPTTATRMDKFTRQILEQTGLLGMIGKSERGPTAIEAIKDNKAVYLMAVGGAAYLVAQAIKKSKVLAFAELGMEAIYEFEVKDMPVTVAVDSNGESVHITGPAIWQQKIAESLAVEVQ, from the coding sequence ATGACCGTGATCAAGCAAGATGACCTGATTCAGAGCGTTGCCGACGCCCTGCAATTCATTTCCTACTACCACCCCGTGGACTTCATCCAGGCGATGCACGAAGCCTACCTGCGCGAAGAATCGCCAGCGGCCCGTGATTCGATCGCGCAGATCCTGATCAACTCGCGCATGTGCGCCACCGGCCACCGGCCGATCTGCCAGGACACCGGCATCGTCACCGTGTTCGTGCGTGTGGGCATGGACGTACGTTGGGATGGCGCGACCATGAGCCTGGACGACATGATCAACGAAGGCGTGCGCCGCGCCTACAACCTGCCGGAAAACGTCCTGCGTGCCTCGATCCTCGCCGACCCGGCGGGCGCTCGCAAAAACACCAAGGACAACACCCCGGCAGTCATCCACTACTCCATCGTCCCGGGCAACACCGTGGAAGTGGACGTGGCGGCCAAGGGCGGCGGTTCCGAGAACAAGTCGAAAATGGCCATGCTCAATCCGTCCGACTCGATCGTTGACTGGGTGCTCAAGACCGTTCCGACCATGGGCGCTGGCTGGTGCCCACCGGGCATGCTGGGCATCGGCATCGGCGGCACCGCCGAGAAAGCCGCAGTGATGGCCAAGGAAGTGTTGATGGAATCCATCGACATTCACGAACTGAAAGCCCGTGGCCCACAGAACCGTATCGAAGAGATCCGTCTGGAGCTGTTCGAGAAGGTCAACCAACTGGGCATCGGCGCCCAGGGCCTCGGTGGCCTGACCACCGTGCTCGACGTGAAGATCATGGACTACCCGACCCACGCCGCCTCGCTGCCGGTGTGCATGATCCCGAACTGCGCCGCCACCCGTCACGCGCACTTCGTGCTCGACGGTTCCGGCCCGGCCTCGCTGGAAGCGCCATCGCTGGACGCCTACCCGGAAATCGTCTGGGAAGCCGGCCCGTCGGCCCGTCGCGTCAACCTCGACACCCTGACCCCGGAAGAAGTGCAGAGCTGGAAGCCGGGCGAAACCGTCCTGCTCAACGGCAAGATGCTCACCGGTCGCGACGCGGCGCACAAGCGCATGGTCGAGATGCTGAACAAGGGTGAAACCCTGCCGGTGGATCTGAAAGGCCGCTTTATCTACTACGTCGGCCCGGTTGATCCGGTCGGTGACGAAGTGGTTGGCCCGGCTGGCCCGACCACCGCGACGCGGATGGACAAGTTCACCCGTCAGATCCTTGAGCAGACCGGCCTGCTGGGCATGATCGGCAAGTCCGAACGTGGCCCGACCGCGATCGAAGCGATCAAGGACAACAAGGCCGTGTACCTGATGGCCGTGGGCGGCGCCGCTTATCTGGTGGCCCAGGCCATCAAGAAGTCCAAGGTGCTGGCCTTCGCCGAGCTGGGCATGGAAGCGATCTACGAGTTCGAGGTCAAGGACATGCCGGTCACCGTCGCGGTGGACAGCAACGGTGAGTCGGTACACATCACCGGCCCGGCGATCTGGCAACAGAAGATCGCCGAAAGCCTGGCGGTAGAAGTGCAGTAA